In Halorubellus sp. JP-L1, one DNA window encodes the following:
- a CDS encoding ribonuclease H-like domain-containing protein has product MRLENSFIGVRGVGEKTERNLWREGVTHWDEFERSRVSSTRGLGETTADRIESFLADARERLDDGDSRFFGEQFPSDERWRLYENFRDETLFFDIETTGLDEHRNDVTTVSFHMDGETETLVRGQDLTAERVREQFDAASMVASFNGARFDVPFLEAELGVTPDVPHLDLMYPCKRVDLTGGLKRIEREIGLERDQPDISGRDAVRLWHQYQDGDERALETLVEYNRDDTRNLRVLADEVVTRLDDHVRPSDFEALSNA; this is encoded by the coding sequence GTGCGACTGGAGAACAGCTTCATCGGCGTGCGTGGGGTGGGCGAGAAGACGGAGCGGAACCTGTGGCGCGAGGGCGTCACGCACTGGGACGAGTTCGAGCGGTCGCGGGTGTCGTCGACGCGCGGGCTCGGGGAGACGACCGCGGACCGCATCGAGTCGTTCCTCGCGGACGCCCGCGAGCGACTGGATGACGGCGACTCGCGGTTCTTCGGCGAGCAGTTCCCGAGCGACGAGCGCTGGCGGCTGTACGAGAACTTCCGTGACGAGACGCTGTTCTTCGACATCGAGACGACGGGACTGGACGAGCACCGGAACGACGTGACGACGGTGAGCTTCCACATGGACGGAGAGACGGAGACGCTCGTCCGCGGGCAGGACCTGACCGCCGAGCGCGTGCGCGAGCAGTTCGACGCGGCGTCGATGGTGGCGTCGTTCAACGGCGCGCGCTTCGACGTCCCGTTCCTCGAGGCGGAACTCGGCGTGACGCCGGACGTCCCCCACCTCGACCTCATGTACCCGTGCAAGCGCGTCGACCTCACGGGCGGCCTGAAGCGCATCGAGCGCGAGATCGGACTCGAGCGCGACCAGCCGGACATATCGGGGCGCGACGCCGTCCGGCTCTGGCACCAGTACCAGGACGGCGACGAGCGCGCGCTGGAGACGCTCGTCGAGTACAACCGCGACGACACCCGGAACCTCCGCGTGCTCGCGGACGAGGTCGTGACGCGACTCGACGACCACGTCCGCCCGTCGGACTTCGAGGCGCTCTCGAACGCGTAG
- a CDS encoding thioesterase family protein has translation MDDKSYAVEVDVRYQDVDALGHVNNAIYATYLEEARVEYLQDVLGDVEIEAVIANLEIDFLRPVTMDDDHVTVHIAVADLGTKSITFEYEVYATDELAATASTVQVAYDRESREAVELPDRYHERVREFEGLD, from the coding sequence ATGGACGACAAGTCGTACGCGGTCGAGGTGGACGTCCGCTATCAAGACGTGGACGCGCTCGGGCACGTGAACAACGCCATTTACGCGACGTACCTCGAGGAGGCGCGCGTCGAGTACCTGCAGGACGTACTGGGTGACGTGGAGATCGAGGCGGTGATCGCGAACCTCGAGATCGACTTCTTGCGGCCGGTGACGATGGACGACGACCACGTGACGGTCCACATCGCGGTCGCGGACCTCGGCACGAAGAGCATCACGTTCGAGTACGAGGTGTACGCGACCGACGAGCTGGCGGCGACCGCGTCGACGGTGCAGGTGGCGTACGACCGTGAATCGCGGGAGGCCGTCGAGCTCCCGGACCGGTACCACGAGCGAGTACGCGAGTTCGAAGGCCTGGATTGA